AGCCCAGAAATTTGAGTATGCTGTCCACGATGGTGTTCTCCATCCCCTGGAGCTTCAGGGCAATGTCGGTCTCCTCGGGATCGGATATCCGAAGCATCGAGGGATAGCCGAATCCCCCCTGCATGATCTCCTGCATGGCAGCCAGCCCCTCCTCCCAGTCCTTGAAAAACCAGGAGAACATGTGACGGTCGTCGGGATTGTACTCCCGGATTTTCAACGTCACCTCGGTGACGATCCCAAACGCCCCCTCGCTCCCCAGGATGATCTGGTCGATGTCCGGGCCGATGGCGGCGGCGGGATAGGGCTTCGTCACGAGAACCCCCTTCGGCGTCACCACCCGCATGGAGATGGTCATGTCCTCGATCTTTCCGTAGCCGGTGGACTGTCCGCCGGCGCCCCGGGTGACCACCCATCCGCCGACGCAGGAAAATTCGAACGACTGGGGAAAATGGCCGCAGGTAAAGCCGTTTTTAATCCGCTCGCTCCGATAGTTGTTCAGATGCTCCTCGTAGGCGGGCCCGTACATGCCGGGCTGCACCCGACAGGTGAAATTCTTCTCGTTCACCTCCAAAACCCGGTTCAGGTGACGGGTCATATCCAGGCTGACGCCGCCCTTTTTGGGCGATATGCCGAACGTCACCGACGAGCGACCGCCCACCGCGGTGATCGGGATCTTCTTCCCGTTGCAGTATTCCACCAGGGCCACGACGTCCTCTTCGCTTCTGGGATATACCACCGCGTCCGGAGGATGGGGCACCTTCTCCATGCGCGCGGTCAGCACATCCAGGTAGGTATAGCTGAATGCGTGCTTCGCCCGATCGTAATCGCCGGTATCGAGGTTCTCCTTTCCGACGATGTCCGTTATCGCTTTCAGGTCCTTATCGGTCAACTTCGACTTCGCAAGGTCCTTTACCTCGCCCAGTCCCGGCATCTGTTTTTCCTGGATGTCCCGATCGGTATAGTTGAATGTCTCTTTGATAAACTCCAGCAGGTGATCGCTGGGATGATGATACTTGTCCGCCTCACCCCATTTCAGGATCGAGCGGTAGGAGTTTTTTGAAAATTTCTCAATCCACATGTCACACTCCTTTCCAAGATGATATATCGTTCCATCGGTGAAGTTGTTCGTGTCCGTCATTTCCCCCGTCGTGCCAAGAAGAGCCCGATGAGCTCGCTGAACCCCTCGCCCCCGGGGTGTTCGGTGATGTATGCGGGGGGATGGTACATCTGATCGAGGAAATCCTTCACGTTGGCGACCCCGACGCTGTGAGGAAAAAAGGAAAACATTGGCTCATCGTTGGGGGAGTCTCCCACAAACAGGTACCGATCCCGCATCGATTCAAGATCGACGCTCAATACCTCCCGGGCGAACAGCTTGGTCATGGTCAGCTTATCGTAGTCGCCGAACCAGCCGTTGACGTGGATGGAGCTGACCTTGTAGGTCACGCCGTATTCCGCGAAGATATCGCAGATCGCCTGGATGCTCTCCCGGGAGAGCGGCGGCACGTCCTCGGTGAAATCAATCGCCACGTCAAACAGGCGATACTCCTGGTCAGACGCGAGGGCGCTCCCCGGCACCCGCTTGAGAATCTCGTCTCCGATATCCCGAAGCCGCCGCCGGTTTTGAATCGCCTCTTCCGGCTCGATGAAAAACCGCCGCTCAAGACGCTTCTTCCCCTGATCGTACCGAAAATAGAAGGCGCCGTTTTCCCCCACGACGCCGGAGACGGGCCACATCCGGGAGATATGGTCGCACCATCCGGCGGGTCTCCCGGTGATGGGGACGGTTGTAATCTCCGCATTCCACAAATCCCACAGCGCACGGAAAGACGCCGCGGGTATCCTTCCATTGAGCGTGAAGGTATCGTCTATGTCAAAGAAGACGCCCCGGATCCCTTCGGCGATCTCACGCCCGACGGCGTCAATCGGCTGTATCATACCTGATGTCCCGTATCGTCATGGAAGAGGTCCCTTCGGTTCGGTGATGCCTTGCTATGAAATAACCGTCTCCATCATATCGTACGTCAGGGTCAGCTCCACCAACACCAGTACGATGAATTGGGTGATGAGCCCCCCGAGCCACATGGCCAGGGTTTTCAAAAAGGGCTGATCGGCGATGAGCTTCACCACGATCAGCATAATCACGGCGCCCGCGGCCCACCCCACCGCAGGGGCCATATCCCATGTGGCCCCAAGGGCCTCGGCATAGAGCGACTCGGTGAAGTCCAGACCCACGAGCTTCGGCAGCATCATCAGATACGCCAACGACCAGATGATGATGCTGGAAAACAGCGAGGTCAACAGAGACCTGCCGATGCCGACGTCGAACGAGCCGACCATCCGGGCGCTGAGCCAGACGGAAAACCAGGTCACCAGGGCCGCGAGCAGAAAGCTCATCGAAAAAAAGATCAGGTACGGAATGACATACATGGCATATAACGTCTTTAAGAGGTCTTATAGGAGACATCCTATCACGGCCGCCCCGGACGGGCATCACAGACTTTTTTCGCCCGCATGCGGGATGACACAGCCATGAACCTTCACGGGCCCACCCAGGGACTCCCCACCCGAACGGTCCCATGCTCCCCTATATCAACAACAACGCCCCCACGGC
This is a stretch of genomic DNA from Candidatus Zymogenaceae bacterium. It encodes these proteins:
- a CDS encoding HAD-IIB family hydrolase, with translation MIQPIDAVGREIAEGIRGVFFDIDDTFTLNGRIPAASFRALWDLWNAEITTVPITGRPAGWCDHISRMWPVSGVVGENGAFYFRYDQGKKRLERRFFIEPEEAIQNRRRLRDIGDEILKRVPGSALASDQEYRLFDVAIDFTEDVPPLSRESIQAICDIFAEYGVTYKVSSIHVNGWFGDYDKLTMTKLFAREVLSVDLESMRDRYLFVGDSPNDEPMFSFFPHSVGVANVKDFLDQMYHPPAYITEHPGGEGFSELIGLFLARRGK
- a CDS encoding FAD-binding oxidoreductase, yielding MWIEKFSKNSYRSILKWGEADKYHHPSDHLLEFIKETFNYTDRDIQEKQMPGLGEVKDLAKSKLTDKDLKAITDIVGKENLDTGDYDRAKHAFSYTYLDVLTARMEKVPHPPDAVVYPRSEEDVVALVEYCNGKKIPITAVGGRSSVTFGISPKKGGVSLDMTRHLNRVLEVNEKNFTCRVQPGMYGPAYEEHLNNYRSERIKNGFTCGHFPQSFEFSCVGGWVVTRGAGGQSTGYGKIEDMTISMRVVTPKGVLVTKPYPAAAIGPDIDQIILGSEGAFGIVTEVTLKIREYNPDDRHMFSWFFKDWEEGLAAMQEIMQGGFGYPSMLRISDPEETDIALKLQGMENTIVDSILKFLGYKPERRVLLLGASEGDPDHGKLIKKKVRKIARRHGGFGVGPMGVKGYWKRRYSDPYMKDDLMDIGIISDTLETSCTWENIHHVWKEVRDVIKARPKTICMVHASHAYENGANLYFIFLSPIERGRESEDYTAFQHSIIDAIVKSGGSLSHHHGIGKMFAPWYEEHVGPVAFGIIRAVKDHLDPNGIMNPGGTLGLDFEGKKRKP